A single region of the Streptomyces sp. NBC_01803 genome encodes:
- a CDS encoding DUF6801 domain-containing protein, producing MSALAASALVGGGLIALAGNSASADPASLTLNYTCPFPLIGTQPISVDISTDIPGTIEVNEMTPPIEIEAITTVNAKTHQGLKTVASTTIEGSAIAYSNIAAPGFDLPLEVPIEIPKQNIPPAPPYTEFDITANGSAPEISFSEPGHGEITVGDLLLTLTPRKADGTPTGLKTFESACTVVEGQDNVLAEFEVVPEGGGSTDVTDPDVTDPDVTDPDVTDPDVTDPDVTDPDVTDPDVTDPDVTDPDVTDPDVTDPDVTDPDVTDPDVTDPDVTDPDVTDPDVTDPDVTDPDVTDPDVTDPDVTDPDVTDPDATDPDGGPGDLIEYGYNLAGTSHIGTANGDVPISGDLDALFDLESGEYEGELNLAPTSGSFSILGFLPATSDIDFEQVGPTTGTLQEGVLTSSSTMNILLPSISLFGIPIGGGETCKTVEPSVIDLQSTGEFFDPLEGGEIAGTYALSAVQDCGPLTGFISPFMAGPNNTLSINLTPKS from the coding sequence GTGTCGGCTCTGGCCGCCTCCGCCCTTGTTGGGGGTGGGCTCATCGCCTTGGCCGGGAACTCCGCATCCGCGGACCCGGCGTCCCTGACGCTGAACTACACGTGTCCGTTCCCCCTGATCGGTACGCAGCCGATCAGTGTGGACATCAGCACGGATATTCCCGGCACCATCGAGGTCAACGAGATGACCCCGCCGATCGAGATCGAGGCGATCACTACGGTGAACGCCAAGACTCATCAGGGTCTGAAGACGGTGGCCTCCACCACGATCGAGGGTAGTGCTATCGCCTACTCGAACATCGCGGCCCCTGGTTTCGATCTGCCTCTTGAGGTGCCGATCGAGATCCCGAAGCAGAACATCCCGCCGGCTCCGCCCTACACGGAGTTCGACATCACCGCCAATGGCAGCGCTCCTGAGATCAGCTTCAGCGAGCCCGGCCACGGCGAGATCACGGTCGGCGACCTGCTGCTGACCCTCACCCCGCGGAAGGCCGACGGCACGCCGACCGGCCTGAAGACCTTCGAATCCGCCTGCACCGTGGTGGAAGGACAGGACAACGTCCTGGCCGAGTTCGAGGTCGTCCCCGAGGGTGGCGGCAGCACTGACGTGACGGACCCGGATGTCACGGACCCTGACGTGACGGACCCGGATGTCACGGACCCGGATGTCACGGACCCGGATGTCACGGACCCGGATGTCACGGACCCTGACGTGACGGACCCGGATGTCACGGACCCTGACGTGACGGACCCGGATGTCACGGACCCGGATGTCACGGACCCTGACGTGACGGACCCCGATGTCACGGACCCTGACGTGACGGACCCCGATGTCACGGACCCGGATGTCACGGACCCTGACGTGACGGACCCCGATGTCACGGACCCGGATGTCACGGACCCTGACGTGACGGACCCGGATGTCACGGACCCCGACGCCACGGACCCCGATGGCGGTCCCGGCGACCTGATCGAGTACGGCTACAACCTGGCCGGTACCTCGCACATCGGTACGGCTAACGGCGATGTGCCGATCAGCGGTGACCTGGATGCTCTGTTCGACCTGGAGTCCGGCGAGTACGAGGGCGAGCTGAACCTGGCCCCGACTTCCGGCAGCTTCAGCATCCTGGGCTTCCTGCCCGCGACCTCGGATATCGACTTCGAGCAGGTCGGTCCCACCACCGGCACGCTCCAGGAGGGTGTGCTGACCTCCAGCTCGACGATGAACATCCTGCTCCCGTCGATAAGCCTCTTCGGCATCCCGATCGGTGGCGGCGAGACCTGCAAGACGGTCGAGCCTTCCGTGATCGACCTGCAGTCGACCGGGGAGTTCTTCGACCCGCTGGAGGGTGGCGAGATCGCGGGCACCTACGCCCTGTCCGCCGTCCAGGACTGTGGTCCGCTCACCGGCTTCATCAGCCCCTTCATGGCCGGTCCGAACAACACGCTGTCGATCAACCTGACGCCGAAGTCCTAA
- a CDS encoding DUF6801 domain-containing protein yields the protein MATHKKSGRSRVTAALAASTVAAGGFMVVAGMDTASAEPVSLTLEYTCPFPLIGTQPISVDISSDIPSSIAVNEMTPPIAIEAITTVNAKTHQGLKTVASTTIEGSAVAEANIAAPGGIDLPLEVPIEIPKQDIPPAPPYTEFDITASGDAPEISFTEPGHGEITVGNLALTLTPRKADGSPTGLKTFNSACTVVEGQDNVLAEFEVTDGSSTDPDVTDPDVTDPDVTDPDVTDPDVTDPDVTDPDVTDPDVTDPDVTDPDVTDPDVTDPDVTDPDVTDPDVTDPDVTDPDVTDPDVTDPDVTDPDVTDPDVTDPDATDPDGTTTDGTTTDGGTTDGGTTDGGTTTTGGVSGTQLGGSSGGSSLGGGGGLAQTGSSDNTPLMIIGAATMLAGGAAFRVLPRLMGRRTAEAS from the coding sequence ATGGCAACTCATAAGAAATCGGGAAGGTCCAGGGTCACCGCGGCTCTGGCCGCGTCCACTGTCGCCGCCGGCGGGTTCATGGTCGTCGCCGGTATGGACACGGCCTCGGCGGAGCCGGTTTCTCTGACGCTGGAGTACACGTGTCCGTTCCCCCTGATCGGTACCCAGCCGATCAGCGTGGACATCAGCTCGGACATCCCCAGCAGCATCGCGGTCAACGAGATGACGCCGCCGATCGCGATCGAGGCGATCACCACGGTGAACGCCAAGACGCATCAGGGCCTGAAGACGGTGGCTTCCACCACCATCGAGGGCAGCGCCGTGGCTGAGGCGAACATCGCGGCTCCGGGCGGCATCGACCTGCCTCTTGAGGTGCCGATCGAGATCCCGAAGCAGGATATCCCGCCGGCGCCGCCGTACACGGAGTTCGACATCACCGCCTCCGGTGACGCGCCTGAGATCAGCTTCACGGAGCCCGGCCACGGCGAGATCACGGTCGGCAACCTGGCGCTGACCCTCACCCCGCGGAAGGCCGACGGCTCGCCGACCGGCCTGAAGACGTTCAATTCGGCCTGCACCGTGGTGGAAGGACAGGACAACGTCCTGGCCGAGTTCGAGGTCACCGACGGTTCCAGCACGGACCCCGACGTGACCGACCCGGACGTCACTGACCCCGATGTCACCGACCCGGACGTCACCGACCCGGACGTCACCGACCCCGATGTCACCGACCCCGATGTCACCGACCCGGACGTCACCGACCCCGATGTCACCGACCCCGATGTCACCGACCCGGACGTCACCGACCCGGACGTCACCGACCCCGATGTCACCGACCCCGATGTCACCGACCCGGACGTCACCGACCCCGACGTGACCGACCCCGATGTCACCGACCCGGACGTCACCGACCCCGACGTGACCGACCCCGATGTCACCGACCCGGACGCCACGGACCCTGACGGGACCACGACGGACGGGACCACGACGGACGGCGGCACCACGGACGGCGGCACCACGGACGGCGGCACCACCACCACCGGTGGCGTGTCAGGCACGCAGCTCGGCGGAAGCTCCGGCGGCAGCAGCCTCGGGGGCGGCGGCGGTCTCGCGCAGACCGGTTCGTCGGACAACACCCCGCTGATGATCATCGGCGCGGCGACGATGCTGGCGGGTGGCGCGGCCTTCCGCGTCCTGCCCCGGCTGATGGGCCGGCGCACCGCCGAGGCGTCCTGA
- a CDS encoding HTTM domain-containing protein → MSATAADRDSRLLRPWLELAASRAFGPYQTAVVRIGVSFTFLLYLLREIPERHVLYGPDGPWGLDLAERALAMSHAFTVLMWNDSDLWFEFVYALGIASCVAMLVGWRTRTATVLVMVMIVSFQARNQHLIGGGDNILRLAAIYLVLTRCGQVWSLDARRLTRVKGKATAKDGSRDIDRVGIALWLISGAALAAATATGDLDGRGWTLGLWGMWALHGLWWALNRRGGVSEPRAIADMVANLLHNAALLILMAEVCLIYATAGWYKIQGSLWQEGTAVYYSMRLDYFSPWPEISERLASNSLMVLLMTYGTVMVQVAFPFSLLNRRLKNVLLVALIGEHIAIGILLALPFFSMAMIAADIVFLPTAFLLAVDGRVRGLFRRIPPPRAGAERETAQAEAAPPERQPA, encoded by the coding sequence GTGAGCGCCACCGCCGCCGACCGCGACAGCCGACTGCTGCGCCCCTGGCTGGAACTGGCTGCCAGCCGGGCGTTCGGTCCCTATCAGACCGCCGTCGTCAGGATCGGCGTCTCCTTCACCTTCCTGCTCTATCTGCTCCGCGAGATTCCCGAACGCCATGTGCTCTACGGTCCCGACGGCCCCTGGGGCCTGGACCTCGCGGAGCGGGCGCTGGCCATGTCGCACGCCTTCACCGTCCTGATGTGGAACGACTCCGACCTGTGGTTCGAGTTCGTCTACGCGCTGGGCATAGCCTCCTGCGTCGCCATGCTCGTCGGCTGGCGGACCCGGACGGCCACCGTACTCGTCATGGTGATGATCGTGTCGTTCCAGGCGCGCAACCAGCACCTCATCGGCGGCGGCGACAACATCCTGCGGCTCGCGGCGATCTATCTGGTGCTCACCCGGTGCGGACAGGTCTGGTCGCTGGACGCCCGCCGCCTGACGCGGGTGAAGGGGAAGGCGACGGCGAAGGACGGATCCAGGGACATCGACCGGGTCGGCATCGCCCTGTGGCTGATATCCGGCGCCGCCCTCGCCGCGGCCACCGCCACCGGCGACCTCGACGGCCGCGGCTGGACCTTGGGGCTGTGGGGCATGTGGGCCCTGCACGGCCTGTGGTGGGCCCTGAACCGCCGCGGTGGCGTCAGCGAACCGCGCGCCATCGCCGACATGGTGGCCAACCTCCTCCACAACGCCGCCCTGCTGATTCTGATGGCCGAGGTCTGCCTCATCTATGCCACGGCCGGCTGGTACAAGATCCAGGGCTCCCTCTGGCAGGAGGGCACCGCCGTCTACTACTCGATGCGGCTGGACTACTTCTCGCCCTGGCCCGAGATTTCGGAACGGCTGGCGAGCAACAGCCTCATGGTGCTCCTGATGACCTACGGCACGGTGATGGTGCAGGTCGCCTTCCCGTTCAGCCTGCTCAACCGCCGGCTGAAGAACGTGCTGCTCGTCGCGCTCATCGGTGAGCACATCGCGATCGGGATCCTGCTGGCGCTGCCGTTCTTCTCCATGGCGATGATCGCCGCCGACATCGTCTTCCTGCCGACCGCCTTCCTGCTGGCCGTCGACGGCCGGGTCCGTGGTCTCTTCCGCCGCATCCCGCCGCCGCGGGCGGGGGCCGAGCGGGAGACCGCGCAGGCGGAGGCAGCGCCGCCGGAGCGGCAGCCCGCCTAG
- a CDS encoding DUF5819 family protein has translation MEPSEAAAPNASTRTGPPGFGALSLPGRAAVTIAALVIVLAGVWHLGNAFFYVAPANTVKDEYGETIRDYMTPEFSRNWQLFAPNPPTTNTHVEVRAEFRREDGTLDTTVWVDMTGQDMDAVEHSLLPGTAPQTQLRRIWTSYLNTHDDEGNAQSESGLLAESYLHRIALRRLTDEVDLRDVERIQVRGVTTSIQPPAWTGETVSGLKRYRELEWWHVRRSDFPDDVRDDLPDEEAS, from the coding sequence ATGGAACCGTCCGAGGCCGCAGCGCCTAACGCATCCACGCGCACCGGGCCCCCCGGGTTCGGCGCGCTCTCACTGCCGGGCCGTGCCGCCGTTACGATCGCCGCACTGGTAATCGTGCTGGCGGGAGTCTGGCATCTGGGAAATGCCTTTTTCTACGTCGCGCCGGCGAACACCGTCAAGGACGAGTACGGCGAGACGATCCGTGATTACATGACCCCGGAATTCTCCCGGAACTGGCAGCTGTTCGCGCCCAATCCACCGACCACTAATACGCATGTGGAGGTGCGCGCGGAGTTCCGCCGGGAGGACGGCACCCTGGATACGACCGTGTGGGTCGACATGACGGGGCAGGACATGGACGCCGTCGAGCACAGCCTCCTGCCGGGCACGGCCCCGCAGACCCAGCTCCGCCGTATCTGGACCTCCTACCTCAACACCCACGACGACGAGGGCAACGCCCAGTCGGAGAGCGGGCTGCTGGCGGAGAGCTATCTGCACCGCATCGCGCTGCGCCGGCTCACCGACGAAGTGGACCTGCGCGATGTCGAACGTATCCAGGTCCGCGGCGTCACCACCTCCATCCAGCCGCCGGCGTGGACCGGAGAGACCGTCAGCGGCCTCAAGCGCTACCGGGAGCTGGAATGGTGGCACGTCAGGCGCTCGGACTTCCCCGACGACGTGAGAGACGACCTGCCCGACGAGGAGGCATCGTGA